The following DNA comes from Dysgonomonadaceae bacterium PH5-43.
TTTTGTAGATTAATATAAAATTTAATGAGTTATAGAAACCGTTGTCTTCGACACTATTCGTAGATAACGGTTTTTTTTAACTCAATTGTTATGAAAGAAAAACTTATAGACAAAGAACTTTTTGAAAGCATATCTCCCGTTTTCAAAAAGCCTTATGGTTCGGTATTGATGAAAGCTGCAACTAAGATTGTCGGCTTAGATAAAGTTAACCGAGTTTACGACTCGGCTAAATATAAAACAGGAACTGATATAGAAGATACTATGATTGATGGACTGGGCATTACACGTAAAGTTCATAACATAGAAGTGCTCAAACAATTTGAGGGAAAACCTTTTATAACAGTCTCTAACCACCCTTACGGACACATAGATGGTATAATGTTGATAGGAGAAGTAGCAAAGGTTCGTCCCGACTTTAAGGTTATGGTAAATTGGATGCTCGGAATGATAGACATTATGGAAGATCATTTCATAGGAGTTAATCCGTATAGCTCAGGACAAGTTAAACGCTCCAGTTTGGGTGGAGTAAAAGAATGTCTTGCGCATATAAAAGAAAATAAAGCTCTTGGTTTTTTCCCCGCAGGAGCTGTATCTAAAAATATAGGAAGAAATAAAATAGAAGACCGCGAATGGCAAGATGGGGTTATTAAACTTATACAAAAAGCAAAAGTGCCAGTAATACCTGCTCATTTCTCAGGTCAAAACTCTTGGTTTTTTAATTTCCTTGATAAAGTAGATTGGAGAATCCGTACTTTGCGCCTTTGTCACGAACTGGATACAAAAAAAGGTAAAACAATTAATCTTACTTTTGGAGACCCGATATTTCCAGAAGAACAACAACAATATAAAGATATTAAAGAGTTCGGTGAGTTTCTTAAGCAACGAACTTATCAATTAGGAACAAAGAATTAAATATTTAAATAAAAGATTTATGGCGTACTTACCACAATTAAAAGATATTGTTCAAGCTAAGAAAACGTTGAACGAGATAATAACCACAACTCCGCTTATTCATACTCTTAACCTTTCGGAAAGATACGATGCCGAAATTCTTCTTAAAAGAGAAGATTTACAGTTAGTTAGATCTTATAAGATAAGAGGCGCGTACAATAAGATACGGTCTTTATCGAAGAAGGAATTAAATAATGGAGTAGTTTGTGCCAGTGCAGGCAATCACGCTCAAGGAGTTGCTTACTCTTGTAATCGTTTAGGTATAAAGGGAACTATCTATATGCCGGTTACAACGCCTAAACAAAAAGTAAAACAAGTTTCTTTCTTCGGACGTGATAATGTAGAGATAGTATTAACGGGCGACACTTTTGATGAATCGTACGCTGCTGCTATAGCTTTTGCTGAAGAAACTAAAAGAGCTTTTATACACCCATTCGACGATCCTAAGATTATAGAAGGACAAGCAACTGTGGCTCTCGAAATAATAGAGGCAACCTGTAAACCTGTCGACTATATTTTTGTGCCTATAGGCGGCGGTGGTTTAGCTGCTGGCATATCGGCTTATATAAAAACTGTAAGTCCCGACACAAAGGTAATCGGAGTAGAGCCTGCCGGAGCTGCAAGTATGCGCGCTTCAATAGATGCAAAGCAAGTTGTTACTCTCGACAAGATAGATAAGTTTGTCGATGGTGCAGCTGTTAAACAAGTTGGCTCAAAAACTTATGATATTTGTTCTCAATACTTAGATGATATTATAAGTGTTCCAGAAGGAAAAGTTTGCACTACCATTATCGAACTTTATAATCTTAATGCCATAGTAGCAGAGCCAGCAGGTGCATTATCTATTGCTGCCTTAGATTTCTATGCCGATAAAATAAAAGGCAAGAGTGTTGTTTGTGTTGTTAGTGGTAATAACAATGATATTACTCGTACCGAAGAGATACGCGAACGCTCTTTGTTGTACGAAGGTTTGAAACATTACTTTCTTATCCGTTTTCCTCAGCGTTCGGGAGCTTTGCTTAACTTTGTTCAGAATGTTTTAGGTCCTAAAGATGATATTACTCACTTTAGTTACTCAAAGAAAACTAACAGAGAAGAAGGTCCGGCTATCGTAGGACTTGAGCTTCAGAGTAAAGATGATCTTCAAGGTTTAGTAGGGCGAATGGAAGAATATGGTATAATGTATGAATATCTTAATGACGATCCAGATTTATTTAATCTGTTAGTATAATTAGAATATTATGAAAAAGAAAAAGATTAAAGTATCTCTACTGGGAAAGGTTGTAATAGCTATCTTGATGGGTATATTCTTCGGTCAAGTATTGCCCAACGAAATAATAACACGAGTATTCGTAACCTTCAATTCTTTGTTTAGTAACTTCTTATCTTTTTCAATACCTTTAATAATTCTTGGTTTAGTGGCTCCTGCAATAGGAGATTTGGGAAAAGGAGCGGGGCGGCTTCTTTTTATAACAGCTCTGATTGCATATAGCTCAACATTGTTTTCGGGTTTTTTTACTTACTTTTCGAGTGCGGCTATCTTTCCGCATATATTGTCGCCCTCCGATATGGAAATAACAAATCTCAACAATACCGAAGAGTTTGTTCTTTCTCCTTATTTCACAATAGCAATGCCTCCACTGATGGACGTGATGACGGCACTTATCCTTGCCTTTGTTCTCGGGTTGGGTATGTCGAATATTAAAGGCACAGCATTAAAACATTTCTTTATTGATTTTCGAGATATAATATCGAAACTTATCGAAACAGTTATTATTACACTTCTACCTATTCATATATTTGGTATATTTCTGAATATGTCGTTTAGTGGACACGTGGTAACTATTATAGAAATGTTTTTGAAAGTAATAGTTGTGATATTTGTTCTTCACATACTGCTTTTGCTAATTCAGTTTGCTATAGCAGGAGTAATAGCAAAGAAAAATCCTTTTGTTATGCTAAAGAATATGCTTACGGCTTATGCTACTGCTTTAGGAACACAATCTTCGGCTGCTACTATACCTGTAACTTTAGCTCAAACCCTAAAGAATGGGGTAAGAGAAAATATAGCAGTATTCGTAATCCCTTTGTGTGCTACAATTCATTTAGCAGGCAGTACAATGAAGATTGTTGCTTGTGCTATGGCTGTAATGTTTATTACCGGACAACCTATAACTTTAGGGTTGTTTTCGGGCTTTATAATGATGCTTGGCGTTATGATGGTGGCTGCACCAGGAGTGCCAGGAGGAGCAATAATGGCTGCTTTGGCTGTATTGCAAAGTATTTTGGGTTTCGATGAAACAAATCAAGCTATAATGATAGCTTTATATATAGCAATGGATAGTTTCGGTACGGCTTGTAATGTAACTGGCGATGGTGCGATTGCGGTTGTTGTAGATAAAATTGCAGGGAAAAGACAGTGAGTTATTTTTGAAAAAACTCTTTTATAAATAGGTTATAAGTGATCACTTGTTTATCCAAACGTCAAGATATTTCCAATTGTTCGGAAATCCCATTTCTTTTAATGATAGTAATTTGCCGCCAGTCTCAACTAATGTCAAAAAGTTACTTTTAAAGTCGTTGTTCGGACTTATAATATCTAATATATACTTAATGCAACTCAAAATAGCAAATAGCTTATTTTGTTTCGTTTTAGAAATGGTATCTCTATCCATAAAGGGGATAGTTGTGTTGTAGGGTAATTTAATTTGAGTAATAAAGCGCCGATTCCATATCCGACTATGGTGTGCGCAACAGTTTCTAAGATTAGCTATTGCGTGCAGCCAATTTTCTAAAATAGATATATCACTTAATCCAAACTGCTGTGCAATCTCTTTTTTGTTATTATCTTTCTTTAGTAGTTCATATAATCTACTTAAGGTTCCTAAGGAAATTACTTCCAATGACATCCATGCTGGGGGCATATCTGGATTTGTATAAAATTTTGCATAATGTGTTATAAAATCTTCTCGACTACGATTTATTTCATGTTGAATGTCATCTAATAGTTTGTTATACTTAAATATTTCTTTCTTTTCTCCGTTTTCCTTTTCTTTATAGTATGTCGTGTTGTGAAATAAAGACTCATTCATAAACCAATGACTATCCTTAGTTGAAATAGCATATTGATATGTGATTTTGGTACGTATTGCTACTTCTATTTTTTCTATAGCATTAAAAATTAAAGCTCTTAGTCGACGGTCAAAGCAGTACAAATCAATAATGTCGTTAAAGTGAATATTGTCTCTGATAAAGCAATGGTCATTCTCAAGATTGTTATTGTCTTGAAAAGGATAAGTATATGCTCTTAGGCGATAATAACTAATGTTAGATAAGTAATTAGATGCAATATCTTTATCATCTATTATAAGTCCTCTTAATTTGAGTTTCTCTATTTGCTGAAGAATAGTTAATGGTTGTTTGATGTATTTCATAATTACTTGGCTTAATAAAACTCGAAGACCTCCCCGGGTGCGCTGTTCTAACGGGAAGCGTGGGAGGTCATATTGAGTGCAAATATACAAATTGTTTTTGTATAATCAAAATATCTTTATCAATCTTGCTTAAACTCTTTATAAAATTCTACAACCGTTTCTATTCCTTTGTAAAACATTTCTAAGCAGAAGTTTTCATTTGGAGAGTGTATTGCGTCAGACTCTAAGCCGAAGCCCATTAAAATAGGTTTAACGCCTAATACTCTTTCAAATGTAGGGATTACGCCGATACTGCCTCCGCTGCGGAAAGGCAATGGACGTTTTCCGAAAATGTTTTGATAAGCTCTTTCTGCTGCTCGATAGGCTGGTAAGTCTAAAGGACAAACATAACTGTCGGCTCCGTGTAACCACTGAATATCTACGTCGATATAAGACGGTGCAATAGTTTTTATATGGTTGATAACCAAGTCTTTTATCTTGTTGTAGTCTTGATGAGGTACAAGTCGCGATGATAATTTAGCATAAGCTTTAGCAGGAAGAACAGTCTTTGAACCCTCGCCTGTATAGCCTCCCCATATTCCGCATATATCTAAAGCAGGACGAATACCTGTGCGTTCTAAAGTGCTGTAACCTTTTTCTCCATTAATATCTTTCAGATCTATAGATTTTTTGTACGCTTCAACGTCGAAAGGAGTTTGAGCCATAAGGTTTCTTTCTTCTTGCGAAACAATATCTACATCATCATAAAAATTAGGGATAGTAATATGTCCGTTTTCATCAATAAGCTGAGCCAAAATCTTACTAAGTTCCATAATAGGATTAGCAACAGCACCGCCATAAAGCCCAGAGTGTAAATCTCTGTTGCAAGCCGTAACCTCTATTTGCCAGTAAGCCAAACCTCTAAGTCCGGTAGTAATACTTGGAGTGTCTAAGCCCAACATACTTGTGTCTGATACTAAGATAGTATCGCTTTTAAGTAATTCTTTATTTTCGATACAAAAAGCTTCAAGATGTTTCGAGCCAACTTCTTCTTCACCTTCAATTAAGAATTTTACATTAGCCTTAAGTTCTCCGCTTTTTACAAGATATTCAAAAGCTTTAGCGTGTATAAACGACTGACCTTTGTCGTCGTCTGCTCCACGTCCGAAAATATAACCATCTTTAATAGTAGGCTCAAAAGGCTCAGAAGTCCAAAGCTCTAAAGGTTCAGCAGGCATAACATCGTAGTGTCCGTAAACTAATATGGTAGGTAAACTATCACATAAATGTTTTTCTGCAAACACAACCGGATTGCCAGGAGTAGGCATAACTTCGGCTTTATCTACGCCAGCTTCAAGTAGAAGCTCTTTCCAGCGTTCGGCACAACGAATCATTTCACCTTTTTTGTCGGAATGAGCACTTATACTTTGTATACGCATTAAACTAAAAAGTTCTTCTAAAAATCTTTCGGAGTTATCCGAGATGTACTGTTTTACGTTCATGATATAAATTATTAAAATTAATTTGTTGCAAGATAATAAATTGTTTCGAATTACTTTTCGTGGTTCTTAGTTCTTTGTTTTTCTTTCTTGTTAGTTCTTTTAGGGAACCAACCTTTTTCTACTCTTGTTTTCTGTTCAAAAATTTCACCAATTCCCCAAAAAGAAGAGAAAGACGTTACGCCACACAGTATAGATATTATTGTGTTGTGTATTGCGAGCGATGCAATTAAAGCTATTATGCCTAATACTAAAAAAGCCCACCAGCATTTAACGCCAAAGTAATATTCACCTTTAATAACTAAAGGGTGAAAGATGCCTATTATAAGAAAAGTTCCTAATCCTATAATGATACCCGTTAGGTTGTATGTTTCTATAAATTGCATTTGTTTTATGTTTTAAGAATAATTGTTGAACCACTTCATAACCTTATCGCTATACTTTTTTGAGATAGGAATATCGGGAACTCCTTTAGTCTCAAATTCTACAAAGATGCCATCTTTTTGTCGGCGAATAATGTTTATCTTATCAAAATTTATTATGTACGAACGATGGCAGCGTTGCACGTTAGTATCTATAAGCAATTCTTCTATCGCTTTCATTGAGTTTCGTAGCACAAACTTAGATAAAACATCTTTAGTAAGATACCATATATAAACATAATTGTCGGCCGACTCGATATATAACAAGTTATTTTTATTTACAGACAGGCGAAGTTCGTTTTTCTCATCATAAAAAGAATAAATCTTAGGTTGATGATTTTCGGGAATACTCTCTTCCGTTATTTGTTGAAGTTTCTTTTTGCTATCGATATAACTAAAATACAGATGAATAATAGCGTAGGGGAGAAGTAGCACTAATGCTGTATTTATCGATGATTCTTTGAAAACTGCCAAATATTCTCTTTCGGGGTTTAAGTAGATAGAATATATGGTATAGAACAACGACATAAAAAAGATTTCAAGTAAAATCCAGATAGCATAAGTTAACACAGTAAAATCTCTCTTCTTCCCAACGTGATACATTATTATTCTACTTATAACAACAACCAATACTCCAGTTAGTATAATAAGACTTGAATAAGCAAAGAATTGAAAATCCGAAACGTGATACCAACTTTCGGAACTAAAAGGTTTATATAGATTAATAAAAGTAAGAGCGAAGAAAGATGTTGCCAATATCAGATAAATGATATTCTGTTTACTATAAATGTATGACGGTATTTTTTGATCAAACATACTTACGATATATTATTTGTAGATTACAAAGGTATGAAAATATTGCAAGCTATGGATTTATCTTTTGTTTATTTCGCCCCTTATTTAAGATTTTTATCCCTAAATAACTCTTTTTGTCCCTTTTAACCGTTGTGTTTACCTTAAATTTTGAGGCTTGATGATATTGTATTTAGTTTGCACAAAAAATAGAATTATGGAAGTTATAAGTCGTAGCAAGCAGTTGTCGGATTTGTTCTCTTTAGAAAAAAAAATAGAGTTGAAAGAAACTAATATAAGCATTACTCCTTTCGAGTTTAAGCAGTCTTTTAATGAAGAAGAGATCAATAGTTTGCAAGCCAATATTGTTAAGTCGGAGTTTAGTGAAGTTGCAGATAATGCAATTTCCGAAAACAAAACGTTTAACTATTGCGTGTTTTCTCCTAAAGGAAAAGCTAAAGCCGATGATGCAATTCTTTTGTTACACGGACTAAACGAACGCTCGTGGAATAAATATCTTATATGGGCAGAGTATCTTACCGAAACAACAGGTAAGCCCGTTATACTTTTTCCGATAGCGTTTCATATAAACAGGGCTCCCTTACTTTGGTCTAATGCTCGTGC
Coding sequences within:
- a CDS encoding putative hemolysin (product_source=COG3176; cath_funfam=3.30.70.270; cog=COG3176; pfam=PF19576; smart=SM00563) — its product is MKEKLIDKELFESISPVFKKPYGSVLMKAATKIVGLDKVNRVYDSAKYKTGTDIEDTMIDGLGITRKVHNIEVLKQFEGKPFITVSNHPYGHIDGIMLIGEVAKVRPDFKVMVNWMLGMIDIMEDHFIGVNPYSSGQVKRSSLGGVKECLAHIKENKALGFFPAGAVSKNIGRNKIEDREWQDGVIKLIQKAKVPVIPAHFSGQNSWFFNFLDKVDWRIRTLRLCHELDTKKGKTINLTFGDPIFPEEQQQYKDIKEFGEFLKQRTYQLGTKN
- a CDS encoding threonine dehydratase (product_source=KO:K01754; cath_funfam=3.40.50.1100; cog=COG1171; ko=KO:K01754; pfam=PF00291,PF00585; superfamily=53686; tigrfam=TIGR02079), which codes for MAYLPQLKDIVQAKKTLNEIITTTPLIHTLNLSERYDAEILLKREDLQLVRSYKIRGAYNKIRSLSKKELNNGVVCASAGNHAQGVAYSCNRLGIKGTIYMPVTTPKQKVKQVSFFGRDNVEIVLTGDTFDESYAAAIAFAEETKRAFIHPFDDPKIIEGQATVALEIIEATCKPVDYIFVPIGGGGLAAGISAYIKTVSPDTKVIGVEPAGAASMRASIDAKQVVTLDKIDKFVDGAAVKQVGSKTYDICSQYLDDIISVPEGKVCTTIIELYNLNAIVAEPAGALSIAALDFYADKIKGKSVVCVVSGNNNDITRTEEIRERSLLYEGLKHYFLIRFPQRSGALLNFVQNVLGPKDDITHFSYSKKTNREEGPAIVGLELQSKDDLQGLVGRMEEYGIMYEYLNDDPDLFNLLV
- a CDS encoding Na+/H+-dicarboxylate symporter (product_source=COG1301; cath_funfam=1.10.3860.10; cog=COG1301; pfam=PF00375; superfamily=118215; transmembrane_helix_parts=Inside_1_8,TMhelix_9_28,Outside_29_42,TMhelix_43_65,Inside_66_71,TMhelix_72_94,Outside_95_129,TMhelix_130_152,Inside_153_172,TMhelix_173_195,Outside_196_209,TMhelix_210_232,Inside_233_243,TMhelix_244_266,Outside_267_275,TMhelix_276_298,Inside_299_310,TMhelix_311_333,Outside_334_393), whose product is MKKKKIKVSLLGKVVIAILMGIFFGQVLPNEIITRVFVTFNSLFSNFLSFSIPLIILGLVAPAIGDLGKGAGRLLFITALIAYSSTLFSGFFTYFSSAAIFPHILSPSDMEITNLNNTEEFVLSPYFTIAMPPLMDVMTALILAFVLGLGMSNIKGTALKHFFIDFRDIISKLIETVIITLLPIHIFGIFLNMSFSGHVVTIIEMFLKVIVVIFVLHILLLLIQFAIAGVIAKKNPFVMLKNMLTAYATALGTQSSAATIPVTLAQTLKNGVRENIAVFVIPLCATIHLAGSTMKIVACAMAVMFITGQPITLGLFSGFIMMLGVMMVAAPGVPGGAIMAALAVLQSILGFDETNQAIMIALYIAMDSFGTACNVTGDGAIAVVVDKIAGKRQ
- a CDS encoding abortive infection bacteriophage resistance protein (product_source=COG4823; cog=COG4823; pfam=PF07751; superfamily=109751,88659) — translated: MKYIKQPLTILQQIEKLKLRGLIIDDKDIASNYLSNISYYRLRAYTYPFQDNNNLENDHCFIRDNIHFNDIIDLYCFDRRLRALIFNAIEKIEVAIRTKITYQYAISTKDSHWFMNESLFHNTTYYKEKENGEKKEIFKYNKLLDDIQHEINRSREDFITHYAKFYTNPDMPPAWMSLEVISLGTLSRLYELLKKDNNKKEIAQQFGLSDISILENWLHAIANLRNCCAHHSRIWNRRFITQIKLPYNTTIPFMDRDTISKTKQNKLFAILSCIKYILDIISPNNDFKSNFLTLVETGGKLLSLKEMGFPNNWKYLDVWINK
- a CDS encoding acetylornithine deacetylase/succinyl-diaminopimelate desuccinylase-like protein (product_source=COG0624; cath_funfam=3.40.630.10; cog=COG0624; pfam=PF01546,PF07687; superfamily=53187) — translated: MNVKQYISDNSERFLEELFSLMRIQSISAHSDKKGEMIRCAERWKELLLEAGVDKAEVMPTPGNPVVFAEKHLCDSLPTILVYGHYDVMPAEPLELWTSEPFEPTIKDGYIFGRGADDDKGQSFIHAKAFEYLVKSGELKANVKFLIEGEEEVGSKHLEAFCIENKELLKSDTILVSDTSMLGLDTPSITTGLRGLAYWQIEVTACNRDLHSGLYGGAVANPIMELSKILAQLIDENGHITIPNFYDDVDIVSQEERNLMAQTPFDVEAYKKSIDLKDINGEKGYSTLERTGIRPALDICGIWGGYTGEGSKTVLPAKAYAKLSSRLVPHQDYNKIKDLVINHIKTIAPSYIDVDIQWLHGADSYVCPLDLPAYRAAERAYQNIFGKRPLPFRSGGSIGVIPTFERVLGVKPILMGFGLESDAIHSPNENFCLEMFYKGIETVVEFYKEFKQD
- a CDS encoding lipopolysaccharide export LptBFGC system permease protein LptF (product_source=COG0795; cog=COG0795; pfam=PF14898; superfamily=81340; transmembrane_helix_parts=Inside_1_6,TMhelix_7_29,Outside_30_43,TMhelix_44_66,Inside_67_110) — encoded protein: MQFIETYNLTGIIIGLGTFLIIGIFHPLVIKGEYYFGVKCWWAFLVLGIIALIASLAIHNTIISILCGVTSFSSFWGIGEIFEQKTRVEKGWFPKRTNKKEKQRTKNHEK
- a CDS encoding hypothetical protein (product_source=Hypo-rule applied; pfam=PF04397; smart=SM00850; superfamily=50978; transmembrane_helix_parts=Inside_1_15,TMhelix_16_34,Outside_35_48,TMhelix_49_71,Inside_72_83,TMhelix_84_106,Outside_107_120,TMhelix_121_143,Inside_144_279), which encodes MFDQKIPSYIYSKQNIIYLILATSFFALTFINLYKPFSSESWYHVSDFQFFAYSSLIILTGVLVVVISRIIMYHVGKKRDFTVLTYAIWILLEIFFMSLFYTIYSIYLNPEREYLAVFKESSINTALVLLLPYAIIHLYFSYIDSKKKLQQITEESIPENHQPKIYSFYDEKNELRLSVNKNNLLYIESADNYVYIWYLTKDVLSKFVLRNSMKAIEELLIDTNVQRCHRSYIINFDKINIIRRQKDGIFVEFETKGVPDIPISKKYSDKVMKWFNNYS